In Camelina sativa cultivar DH55 chromosome 17, Cs, whole genome shotgun sequence, the genomic stretch TCGGAGACGGCGACGTTAGCCCACCACcaaaccctcttcttcttcttcttcttcttcccttgggGGGTTTCTTTTTACTGATCATACAAATCTCCTttctttgattctctctctctctctctctcaggtgGGTTATTTTCTTTACTCCGATCTTGCGATTTTGAATTCCTCATTTGATTAAAAAGTCTTCGTCTTTCACGTTTCTAAGTATGTGTTTTGCTGGTAAACAACACAGGGGCGTGCAATGCAAAGGTTGTGTAGAACAAGAACTAGAACTAGAACAAGAGTTTCTGATAATGGAAGAAGCAACAACAGCTTTTACAAAGTCTCTCTGTCTCTTGTGTTTCTCCTTtggcttctttctttcttatccACCTTGTATGCCAAAGGTATACCCTTTTcaacttccttttcttttgatcATTGTGATAGCATCTAGTCATAGATAAAAGCAATGGTACACTTGACATATTAAGAACCAAATCACTCTTATGGACTTGCAGATGCGGCTTTGACTAACTCTGTAGGAATAGTTGATCTTGATGATGGTCAATCAGATGTAAAAGCTGTTCCCTTTGATGCTTCATCAATATTAAAGCCTTCTTCTGTTCATGATATATCTGATTTGAGTCGGAGTGATGATACAAACCCGATTAAAGAaagtgaagagaaagaaaaatctgtGAAGGAAGCAGAGGCCAATAGCATAGTTTCAGGGAGTGGTATAGAAGAAAGCAAGGACAGTTTCATTTCAAAGCAAAGTGAGATAAACAAGACGGATACAACAGGGAATGATGCAGAAGGCAAAGATACTGACTTTTCTAAGCAAAGTGAGATGAACAATACAGGTACGTGGAATGATACACAAGGCAAAGATGATAACTTTGTGAAGCAAATTCAATTGAACGAGACAAGCACAAGGANNNNNNNNNNNNNNNNNNNNNNNNNNNNNNNNNNNNNNNNNNNNNNNNNNNNNNNNNNNNNNNNNNNNNNNNNNNNNNNNNNNNNNNNNNNNNNNNNNNNNNNNNNNNNNNNNNNNNNNNNNNNNNNNNNNNNNNNNNNNNNNNNNNNNNNNNNNNNNNNNNNNNNNNNNNNNNNNNNNNNNNNNNNNNNNNNNNNNNNNNNNNNNNNNNNNNNNNNNNNNNNNNNNNNNNNNNNNNNNNNNNNNNNNNNNNNNNNNNNNNNNNNNNNNNNNNNNNNNNNNNNNNNNNNNNNNNNNNNNNNNNNNNNNNNNNNNNNNNNNNNNNNNNNNNNNNNNNNNNNNNNNNNNNNNNNNNNNNNNNNNNNNNNNNNNNNNNNNNNNNNNNNNNNNNNNNNNNNNNNNNNNNNNNNNNNNNNNNNNNNNNNNNNNNNNNNNNNNNNNNNNNNNNNNNNNNNNNNNNNNNNNNNNNNNNNNNNNNNNNNNNNNNNNNNNNNNNNNNNNNNNNNNNNNNNNNNNNNNNNNNNNNNNNNNNNNNNNNNNNNNNNNNNNNNNNNNNNNNNNNNNNNNNNNNNNNNNNNNNNNNNNNNNNNNNNNNNNNNNNNNNNNNNNNNNNNNNNNNNNNNNNNNNNNNNNNNNNNNNNNNNNNNNNNNNNNNNNNNNNNNNNNNNNNNNNNNNNNNNNNNNNNNNNNNNNNNNNNNNNNNNNNNNNNNNNNNNNNNNNNNNNNNNNNNNNNNNNNNNNNNNNNNNNNNNNNNNNNNNNNNNNNNNNNNNNNNNNNNNNNNNNNNNNNNNNNNNNNNNNNNNNNNNNNNNNNNNNNNNNNNNNNNNNNNNNNNNNNNNNNNNNNNNNNNNNNNNNNNNNNNNNNNNNNNNNNNNNNNNNNNNNNNNNNNNNNNNNNNNNNNNNNNNNNNNNNNNNNNNNNNNNNNNNNNNNNNNNNNNNNNNNNNNNNNNNNNNNNNNNNNNNNNNNNNNNNNNNNNNNNNNNNNNNNNNNNNNNNNNNNNNNNNNNNNNNNNNNNNNNNNNNNNNNNNNNNNNNNNNNNNNNNNNNNNNNNNNNNNNNNNNNNNNNNNNNNNNNNNNNNNNNNNNNNNNNNNNNNNNNNNNNNNNNNNNNNNNNNNNNNNNNNNNNNNNNNNNNNNNNNNNNNNNNNNNNNNNNNNNNNNNNNNNNNNNNNNNNNNNNNNNNNNNNNNNNNNNNNNNNNNNNNNNNNNNNNNNNNNNNNNNNNNNNNNNNNNNNNNNNNNNNNNNNNNNNNNNNNNNNNNNNNNNNNNNNNNNNNNNNNNNNNNNNNNNNNNNNNNNNNNNNNNNNNNNNNNNNNNNNNNNNNNNNNNNNNNNNNNNNNNNNNNNNNNNNNNNNNNNNNNNNNNNNNNNNNNNNNNNNNNNNNNNNNNNNNNNNNNNNNNNNNNNNNNNNNNNNNNNNNNNNNNNNNNNNNNNNNNNNNNNNNNNNNNNNNNNNNNNNNNNNNNNNNNNNNNNNNNNNNNNNNNNNNNNNNNNNNNNNNNNNNNNNNNNNNNNNNNNNNNNNNNNNNNNNNNNNNNNNNNNNNNNNNNNNNNNNNNNNNNNNNNNNNNNNNNNNNNNNNNNNNNNNNNNNNNNNNNNNNNNNNNNNNNNNNNNNNNNNNNNNNNNNNNNNNNNNNNNNNNNNNNNNNNNNNNNNNNNNNNNNNNNNNNNNNNNNNNNNNNNNNNNNNNNNNNNNNNNNNNNNNNNNNNNNNNNNNNNNNNNNNNNNNNNNNNNNNNNNNNNNNNNNNNNNNNNNNNNNNNNNNNNNNNNNNNNNNNNNNNNNNNNNNNNNNNNNNNNNNNNNNNNNNNNNNNNNNNNNNNNNNNNNNNNNNNNNNNNNNNNNNNNNNNNNNNNNNNNNNNNNNNNNNNNNNNNNNNNNNNNNNNNNNNNNNNNNNNNNNNNNNNNNNNNNNNNNNNNNNNNNNNNNNNNNNNNNNNNNNNNNNNNNNNNNNNNNNNNNNNNNNNNNNNNNNNNNNNNNNNNNNNNNNNNNNNNNNNNNNNNNNNNNNNNNNNNNNNNNNNNNNNNNNNNNNNNNNNNNNNNNNNNNNNNNNNNNNNNNNNNNNNNNNNNNNNNNNNNNNNNNNNNNNNNNNNNNNNNNNNNNNNNNNNNNNNNNNNNNNNNNNNNNNNNNNNNNNNNNNNNNNNNNNNNNNNNNNNNNNNNNNNNNNNNNNNNNNNNNNNNNNNNNNNNNNNNNNNNNNNNNNNNNNNNNNNNNNNNNNNNNNNNNNNNNNNNNNNNNNNNNNNNNNNNNNNNNNNNNNNNNNNNNNNNNNNNNNNNNNNNNNNNNNNNNNNNNNNNNNNNNNNNNNNNNNNNNNNNNNNNNNNNNNNNNNNNNNNNNNNNNNNNNNNNNNNNNNNNNNNNNNNNNNNNNNNNNNNNNNNNNNNNNNNNNNNNNNNNNNNNNNNNNNNNNNNNNNNNNNNNNNNNNNNNNNNNNNNNNNNNNNNNNNNNNNNNNNNNNNNNNNNNNNNNNNNNNNNNNNNNNNNNNNNNNNNNNNNNNNNNNNNNNNNNNNNNNNNNNNNNNNNNNNNNNNNNNNNNNNNNNNNNNNNNNNNNNNNNNNNNNNNNNNNNNNNNNNNNNNNNNNNNNNNNNNNNNNNNNNNNNNNNNNNNNNNNNNNNNNNNNNNNNNNNNNNNNNNNNNNNNNNNNNNNNNNNNNNNNNNNNNNNNNNNNNNNNNNNNNNNNNNNNNNNNNNNNNNNNNNNNNNNNNNNNNNNNNNNNNNNNNNNNNNNNNNNNNNNNNNNNNNNNNNNNNNNNNNNNNNNNNNNNNNNNNNNNNNNNNNNNNNNNNNNNNNNNNNNNNNNNNNNNNNNNNNNNNNNNNNNNNNNNNNNNNNNNNNNNNNNNNNNNNNNNNNNNNNNNNNNNNNNNNNNNNNNNNNNNNNNNNNNNNNNNNNNNNNNNNNNNNNNNNNNNNNNNNNNNNNNNNNNNNNNNNNNNNNNNNNNNNNNNNNNNNNNNNNNNNNNNNNNNNNNNNNNNNNNNNNNNNNNNNNNNNNNNNNNNNNNNNNNNNNNNNNNNNNNNNNNNNNNNNNNNNNNNNNNNNNNNNNNNNNNNNNNNNNNNNNNNNNNNNNNNNNNNNNNNNNNNNNNNNNNNNNNNNNNNNNNNNNNNNNNNNNNNNNNNNNNNNNNNNNNNNNNNNNNNNNNNNNNNNNNNNNNNNNNNNNNNNNNNNNNNNNNNNNNNNNNNNNNNNNNNNNNNNNNNNNNNNNNNNNNNNNNNNNNNNNNNNNNNNNNNNNNNNNNNNNNNNNNNNNNNNNNNNNNNNNNNNNNNNNNNNNNNNNNNNNNNNNNNNNNNNNNNNNNNNNNNNNNNNNNNNNNNNNNNNNNNNNNNNNNNNNNNNNNNNNNNNNNNNNNNNNNNNNNNNNNNNNNNNNNNNNNNNNNNNNNNNNNNNNNNNNNNNNNNNNNNNNNNNNNNNNNNNNNNNNNNNNNNNNNNNNNNNNNNNNNNNNNNNNNNNNNNNNNNNNNNNNNNNNNNNNNNNNNNNNNNNNNNNNNNNNNNNNNNNNNNNNNNNNNNNNNNNNNNNNNNNNNNNNNNNNNNNNNNNNNNNNNNNNNNNNNNNNNNNNNNNNNNNNNNNNNNNNNNNNNNNNNNNNNNNNNNNNNNNNNNNNNNNNNNNNNNNNNNNNNNNNNNNNNNNNNNNNNNNNNNNNNNNNNNNNNNNNNNNNNNNNNNNNNNNNNNNNNNNNNNNNNNNNNNNNNNNNNNNNNNNNNNNNNNNNNNNNNNNNNNNNNNNNNNNNNNNNNNNNNNNNNNNNNNNNNNNNNNNNNNNNNNNNNNNNNNNNNNNNNNNNNNNNNNNNNNNNNNNNNNNNNNNNNNNNNNNNNNNNNNNNNNNNNNNNNNNNNNNNNNNNNNNNNNNNNNNNNNNNNNNNNNNNNNNNNNNNNNNNNNNNNNNNNNNNNNNNNNNNNNNNNNNNNNNNNNNNNNNNNNNNNNNNNNNNNNNNNNNNNNNNNNNNNNNNNNNNNNNNNNNNNNNNNNNNNNNNNNNNNNNNNNNNNNNNNNNNNNNNNNNNNNNNNNNNNNNNNNNNNNNNNNNNNNNNNNNNNNNNNNNNNNNNNNNNNNNNNNNNNNNNNNNNNNNNNNNNNNNNNNNNNNNNNNNNNNNNNNNNNNNNNNNNNNNNNNNNNNNNNNNNNNNNNNNNNNNNNNNNNNNNNNNNNNNNNNNNNNNNNNNNNNNNNNNNNNNNNNNNNNNNNNNNNNNNNNNNNNNNNNNNNNNNNNNNNNNNNNNNNNNNNNNNNNNNNNNNNNNNNNNNNNNNNNNNNNNNNNNNNNNNNNNNNNNNNNNNNNNNNNNNNNNNNNNNNNNNNNNNNNNNNNNNNNNNNNNNNNNNNNNNNNNNNNNNNNNNNNNNNNNNNNNNNNNNNNNNNNNNNNNNNNNNNNNNNNNNNNNNNNNNNNNNNNNNNNNNNNNNNNNNNNNNNNNNNNNNNNNNNNNNNNNNNNNNNNNNNNNNNNNNNNNNNNNNNNNNNNNNNNNNNNNNNNNNNNNNNNNNNNNNNNNNNNNNNNNNNNNNNNNNNNNNNNNNNNNNNNNNNNNNNNNNNNNNNNNNNNNNNNNNNNNNNNNNNNNNNNNNNNNNNNNNNNNNNNNNNNNNNNNNNNNNNNNNNNNNNNNNNNNNNNNNNNNNNNNNNNNNNNNNNNNNNNNNNNNNNNNNNNNNNNNNNNNNNNNNNNNNNNNNNNNNNNNNNNNNNNNNNNNNNNNNNNNNNNNNNNNNNNNNNNNNNNNNNNNNNNNNNNNNNNNNNNNNNNNNNNNNNNNNNNNNNNNNNNNNNNNNNNNNNNNNNNNNNNNNNNNNNNNNNNNNNNNNNNNNNNNNNNNNNNNNNNNNNNNNNNNNNNNNNNNNNNNNNNNNNNNNNNNNNNNNNNNNNNNNNNNNNNNNNNNNNNNNNNNNNNNNNNNNNNNNNNNNNNNNNNNNNNNNNNNNNNNNNNNNNNNNNNNNNNNNNNNNNNNNNNNNNNNNNNNNNNNNNNNNNNNNNNNNNNNNNNNNNNNNNNNNNNNNNNNNNNNNNNNNNNNNNNNNNNNNNNNNNNNNNNNNNNNNNNNNNNNNNNNNNNNNNNNNNNNNNNNNNNNNNNNNNNNNNNNNNNNNNNNNNNNNNNNNNNNNNNNNNNNNNNNNNNNNNNNNNNNNNNNNNNNNNNNNNNNNNNNNNNNNNNNNNNNNNNNNtttttttttttttttttgttataaatagacttttttctttggtcaaatATATGTGGAGACCTTGATGAGGCTTCAAAACTTGTTTCAACAATTTATAACTACACAATACACGTTACTGTATATAACTACTGTATTAGTTAAATTTCTGAACTCTTctgaaataaacataaataaaaagtcATTACTTTTCTCAGGTTCGAGATATGAATCAATAAATTGATATTTCTTTTACGCTAAATATTCTGATTCAATAGCTAACCAAAAATACACATAACTTTGGTCCTTGAAGTTcgattttcagaaaaaaaaaaaaatatctttatttttttttctcatattaaGAAATTCAAccatgtattatataataatatctttataaaatgattaaaatgtaataaacagaataataatttatcttgGTTTCCGAATATTTAAAGAATATACGAATCCctacaaaatatgaaaacaaaaaatgaacaCAAAGCACAACATTTgggaattgtaaattttttctataaaaataaaaagaaaaaatattacactttggaaataaaatatactatattaaaaaaataacctctctctctcggctCTCTGTCTCAAtaaattgcaattttttttgtaaattcatagaccaaattcatcatcatcttctttctgAAAACAAAACTTGTTATTGTCAATTTGAAGTCTTTCCTTTGACTCTTTTACCTTTTTACAGCCGCaaccgttaaaaaaaaacttcgttGTGTGATTGCTTCCTTCTTCATATAATAGATTCCCagaaaaatacagagaaacagagagagatagagattggTGAACGAACCAACCGTGTACGCTTTTCTTCCTCAGTGATGCGGAGACGAAAGATACATCACTCCCCTCTATTGATTCGATTACAGACTCATCGGAGACGGCGACGTTAGCCCACCACcaaaccctcttcttcttcttcttcttcttcccttgggGGGTTTCTTTTTACTGATCATACAAATCTCCTttctttgattctctctctctctctctctcaggtgGGTTATTTTCTTTACTCCGATCTTGCGATTTTGAATTCCTCATTTGATTAAAAAGTCTTCGTCTTTCACGTTTCTAAGTATGTGTTTTGCTGGTAAACAACACAGGGGCGTGCAATGCAAAGGTTGTGTAGAACAAGAACTAGAACTAGAACAAGAGTTTCTGATAATGGAAGAAGCAACAACAGCTTTTACAAAGTCTCTCTGTCTCTTGTGTTTCTCCTTtggcttctttctttcttatccACCTTGTATGCCAAAGGTATACCCTTTTcaacttccttttcttttgatcATTGTGATAGCATCTAGTCATAGATAAAAGCAATGGTACACTTGACATATTAAGAACCAAATCACTCTTATGGACTTGCAGATGCGGCTTTGACTAACTCTGTAGGAATAGTTGATCTTGATGATGGTCAATCAGATGTAAAAGCTGTTCCCTTTGATGCTTCATCAATATTAAAGCCTTCTTCTGTTCATGATATATCTGATTTGAGTCGGAGTGATGATACAAACCCGATTAAAGAaagtgaagagaaagaaaaatctgtGAAGGAAGCAGAGGCCAATAGCATAGTTTCAGGGAGTGGTATAGAAGAAAGCAAGGACAGTTTCATTTCAAAGCAAAGTGAGATAAACAAGACGGATACAACAGGGAATGATGCAGAAGGCAAAGATACTGACTTTTCTAAGCAAAGTGAGATGAACAATACAGGTACGTGGAATGATACACAAGGCAAAGATGATAACTTTGTGAAGCAAATTCAATTGAACGAGACAAGCACAAGGAATGGTACAGAGAGCAAATACAATGAGTTTTTGAAGCAAAATAATATGAACAAAACAGATTCAGGGAATGTTACCGAGACCAATGTTTCAAAGGTTGATCAACCATCTCGTGCTGTTCCGCTTGGTCTTGATGAGTTCAAGAGCAGAACGTCTAATTCCAGGAACAAATCATTATCAGATCAGGTCAGTGGTGTGATTCACAGGATGGAGCCTGGAGGGAAAGAGTACAATTATGCATCCGCTTCAAAAGGCGCAAAGGTCCTGTCTTCCAACAAGGAAGCAAAAGGAGCTGCAAGCATCCTAAGCCGAGACAGTGATAAGTACCTCAGGAATCCATGTTCCACTGAAGGTAAATTTGTTGTCGTGGAACTTTCAGAAGAGACATTGGTAAATACCATCAAACTCGCTAATTTCGAGCATTACTCTTCCAATCTGAAAGAGTTTGAGCTTCAAGGCACCCTAGTTTATCCCACTGATACATGGGTTCATATGGGAAACTTCACGGCTTCAAACGTGAAGCATGAGCAGAACTTTACACTTCTTGATCCAAAGTGGGTGAGATACTTAAAGCTAAAGTTTCTAAGTCATTATGGTTCAGAATTCTACTGCACCTTGAGTCTAATGGAAGTCTATGGAGTGGATGCCGTAGAACGAATGCTGGAGGATTTGATATCTGTCcaagacaacaaaaacacattcAAAACTAGAGAGGGAGATCTTgagcagaaggagaagaagccaGTGCAGCAAGCAGAGTCCTGTGAAGGCGATGCTTGTGATGAGAGGAGCATGAAGAAAGAGAACGAGCGGGAAGCCCCACCAGAGAATATGTTATCGAAGACTGAAGCATCAATGGCGAAGAATAGTAATAAGCTGGCGGAGCCCGTGGAAGAGATGAGGCATCATCAGCCAGGAAGCAGAATGCCAGGGGACACAGTGCTGAAGATACTGATGCAGAAGTTAAGGTCATTGGACTTGAATCTATCGGTACTAGAGAGATACTTAGAGGAACTGAACACAAGATACGGGAACATATTCAAGGAGATGGACCGTGAAGCTGTTGTGAGAGAACATGCAATTGTGACTTTGAGACTTGACTTGGAAGGTATGAAGGAGAGGCAAGAGAGGATGGTGAGTGAAGCAGAGGAGATGAAAGAGTGGCGAAAGAGATTGGAGGCAGAGATGGAGAGAgctgagaaagagaaggaaaacgTAAAAGAAAGGCTAGAACAAGTTTGGCAAAGACTTGAGTGGATGGAGAAGAAAGGGTTAATGGTGTTCACCGTGTGTCTTGCGTTTGGGACTATCGCGGCTATTGCAGTTGTGGTCGGTATGGGAACAGGACGAGCAGAGAAGACCGTTGGTGGTGCTTGGATCTTGTTATTGATTAGTTCGACATTCATTATGTTCGTTTTGTCTCTTTGATGAGAGAGTTttggtcttttattttttttacactgTAGAGTCATATGTTACTGATTTAGTTGATCTGAATATACATACTGTTGCAACTCATTCTTGAACC encodes the following:
- the LOC104759363 gene encoding uncharacterized protein LOC104759363 is translated as MQRLCRTRTRTRTRVSDNGRSNNSFYKVSLSLVFLLWLLSFLSTLYAKDAALTNSVGIVDLDDGQSDVKAVPFDASSILKPSSVHDISDLSRSDDTNPIKESEEKEKSVKEAEANSIVSGSGIEESKDSFISKQSEINKTDTTGNDAEGKDTDFSKQSEMNNTGTWNDTQGKDDNFVKQIQLNETST
- the LOC104756638 gene encoding uncharacterized protein SLP1-like, coding for MQRLCRTRTRTRTRVSDNGRSNNSFYKVSLSLVFLLWLLSFLSTLYAKDAALTNSVGIVDLDDGQSDVKAVPFDASSILKPSSVHDISDLSRSDDTNPIKESEEKEKSVKEAEANSIVSGSGIEESKDSFISKQSEINKTDTTGNDAEGKDTDFSKQSEMNNTGTWNDTQGKDDNFVKQIQLNETSTRNGTESKYNEFLKQNNMNKTDSGNVTETNVSKVDQPSRAVPLGLDEFKSRTSNSRNKSLSDQVSGVIHRMEPGGKEYNYASASKGAKVLSSNKEAKGAASILSRDSDKYLRNPCSTEGKFVVVELSEETLVNTIKLANFEHYSSNLKEFELQGTLVYPTDTWVHMGNFTASNVKHEQNFTLLDPKWVRYLKLKFLSHYGSEFYCTLSLMEVYGVDAVERMLEDLISVQDNKNTFKTREGDLEQKEKKPVQQAESCEGDACDERSMKKENEREAPPENMLSKTEASMAKNSNKLAEPVEEMRHHQPGSRMPGDTVLKILMQKLRSLDLNLSVLERYLEELNTRYGNIFKEMDREAVVREHAIVTLRLDLEGMKERQERMVSEAEEMKEWRKRLEAEMERAEKEKENVKERLEQVWQRLEWMEKKGLMVFTVCLAFGTIAAIAVVVGMGTGRAEKTVGGAWILLLISSTFIMFVLSL